In Felis catus isolate Fca126 chromosome C2, F.catus_Fca126_mat1.0, whole genome shotgun sequence, a single window of DNA contains:
- the LOC102899266 gene encoding cuticle collagen 39-like has product MHHSQKAGGDPDPEPAGKPGPQQGSAAARVARAAGRTGASGAGGRSGPYLSLGADCDCGAAREGLGRAGRPPAPGRAKSEQRRARGADGGLAPRLPQACPAGRSGSRRPQRVAQSGRRPRGAVADTETAGTGPREEPQPQRQPKEAKEGRGHRVGDPLTRKQLRRRRRALRDRRVRGLAKRRPALPRPAAPGAGSSRPRRDRCELLAPRRREGGRVRPPVGGGPGGLEVASRGPRRTGDREGELRRSPARGCTCPDRP; this is encoded by the exons ATGCACCACAGCCAAAAG GCGGGGGGCGACCCCGACCCGGAGCCGGCAGGGAAGCCCGGCCCCCAGCAGGGGTCAGCGGCGGCGCGGGTCGCACGGGCTGCAGGCCGAACGGGGGCCTCCGGGGCCGGCGGGAGAAGCGGTCCTTACCTGTCCCTGGGCGCGGACTGTGACTGCGGCGCCGCCCGGGAAGGGCTGGGGCGCGCGGGTCGGCCGCCGGCACCCGGACGGGCGAAGAGCGAGCAGCGGAGGGCGAGGGGCGCGGACGGCGGACTGGCTCCCAGGCTCCCGCAGGCTTGCCCGGCCGGACGCAGCGGCTCCCGGCGCCCGCAGCGGGTCGCTCAGTCAGGCCGGCGGCCCCGCGGCGCGGTGGCTGACACGGAGACAGCGGGAACCGGCCCCCGAGAGGAGCCGCAGCCCCAGCGGCAGCCGAAGGAGGCGAAGGAGGGGCGGGGCCACAGGGTCGGTGACCCGCTCACCCGGAAGCAgttgcggcggcggcggcgcgcgctGCGGGACAGGCGGGTTCGCGGCCTGGCGAAAAGACGGCCGGCTCTCCCGCGGCCGGCTGCGCCGGGTGCCGGGAGCAGCAGACCCCGCCGCGACCGCTGCGAGCTGCTGGCGCCGCGCCGGAGGGAGGGCGGCAGGGTGCGACCGCCGGTGGGCGGAGGCCCGGGCGGCCTAGAGGTGGCTTCTCGGGGCCCGCGGAGGACCGGGGACCGGGAAGGTGAACTGAGGCGGTCGCCCGCTCGAGGCTGCACCTGCCCTGATCGCCCCTAA